In Pedobacter sp. W3I1, one DNA window encodes the following:
- a CDS encoding UDP-glucose/GDP-mannose dehydrogenase family protein: protein MKIAVIGTGYVGLVTGTCLAETGNDVICVDINEAKVKQMQAGEVPIYEPGLDLLFHRNIEQERLTFTTNLADAIKDAQIIFMALPTPPGGDGAADLSYILGAAKDISKLITEYKVIVNKSTVPVGTADKVKAVFAENTSIEVDVVSNPEFLREGVAVDDFMKPDRVVLGTKSEKAKKLMTELYGPYVRQGNPILFMDERSSELTKYAANSFLATKITFMNEVANLCELVGADVDSVRRGIGSDERIGKRFLFPGVGYGGSCFPKDVQALVKSSDDYAYDFQILKSVMEVNERQKTILVDKVLKYYKGDIKGKHFALWGLAFKPETDDIREAPALYIIDALIKNGATVTVFDPEAMTNVKNIIGDQVIYAKNQYEALEGADALLIATEWSVFRNPDFDKIDNILKNKVVFDGRNLYDLQKMIDLGYYYNSIGRKLLTPSPLEGN from the coding sequence ATGAAGATAGCCGTTATTGGTACCGGATACGTAGGTTTAGTTACCGGAACCTGTTTAGCCGAAACAGGAAATGATGTAATATGTGTTGACATTAACGAAGCGAAAGTAAAACAGATGCAGGCTGGCGAAGTGCCAATTTATGAGCCTGGTTTAGACCTTTTGTTCCATAGAAATATTGAACAGGAAAGGTTGACTTTTACTACAAACCTTGCCGATGCCATAAAAGATGCACAGATTATTTTTATGGCTTTACCAACGCCTCCTGGTGGTGATGGTGCTGCCGATCTTTCTTATATTCTCGGTGCTGCAAAAGATATTTCCAAACTGATTACCGAATATAAGGTCATCGTAAATAAATCAACTGTTCCGGTTGGAACTGCCGATAAGGTTAAAGCTGTTTTTGCTGAAAATACTTCGATTGAAGTAGATGTAGTTTCGAACCCGGAGTTTTTAAGAGAAGGAGTAGCTGTTGATGACTTTATGAAGCCTGACCGTGTTGTGCTAGGTACAAAAAGCGAAAAGGCGAAAAAGTTAATGACAGAATTATATGGTCCTTACGTACGTCAGGGAAACCCAATTCTTTTTATGGATGAGCGTTCATCTGAACTGACCAAATATGCAGCAAACTCTTTCCTTGCCACCAAAATTACCTTTATGAACGAGGTTGCCAACCTTTGCGAACTGGTAGGTGCTGATGTTGATTCGGTAAGAAGGGGCATAGGTTCTGACGAGCGTATTGGTAAACGTTTCCTTTTTCCTGGCGTAGGCTATGGCGGTTCATGTTTTCCGAAAGACGTTCAGGCTTTGGTAAAATCATCCGATGATTATGCCTACGATTTTCAGATCCTGAAATCGGTAATGGAGGTTAACGAAAGGCAAAAAACAATCCTTGTTGATAAGGTATTGAAATATTATAAAGGTGATATAAAAGGCAAACATTTTGCACTTTGGGGTTTGGCCTTTAAACCGGAAACCGACGATATCCGAGAGGCACCAGCCCTATATATTATTGATGCATTGATTAAAAACGGCGCTACCGTTACCGTTTTCGATCCGGAGGCGATGACCAATGTTAAAAATATTATTGGCGATCAGGTAATCTACGCCAAAAATCAATACGAAGCTTTGGAAGGTGCTGACGCACTGTTGATTGCAACGGAATGGTCGGTTTTCCGTAACCCTGATTTTGATAAAATTGATAACATTTTAAAAAATAAAGTGGTTTTTGATGGTCGAAACTTGTACGATTTGCAAAAAATGATCGATCTTGGCTATTATTATAACAGCATAGGTAGAAAACTATTAACCCCTAGCCCCCTGGAGGGAAATTAA
- the galE gene encoding UDP-glucose 4-epimerase GalE: MAKILVTGGTGYIGSHTAVELHNAGYEVVIIDNLSNSNIKILTQLHAITGKWFDFHEIDLQDDKAVQEFAENHTDIDGIIHFAASKAVGESVEQPLKYYKNNFYGLINLLTSFNRKINFVFSSSCTVYGQPETLPVTEAAPVQKAESPYGNTKQIAEEILAETAAVTPDLNVIALRYFNPVGAHETALIGELPNGVPANLVPFITQSAIGKRGPITVYGNDYNTPDGSAIRDYIHVVDLAKAHVTAIKKLEEGNPNGNYDVFNIGTGKGSSVLEIIAAFEKVNGEKLDYKIGPRRAGDIVQIYGDVTKSNQELGWKANLDINEMMRSAWEWEKYIKANPF; encoded by the coding sequence ATGGCAAAAATATTAGTTACTGGTGGAACAGGATACATAGGTTCGCACACAGCAGTAGAGTTACACAACGCAGGATACGAAGTTGTAATCATCGATAACCTTTCTAACTCGAATATCAAAATTTTAACCCAGCTTCATGCCATTACTGGCAAATGGTTCGATTTTCATGAAATCGATCTGCAGGATGACAAAGCTGTTCAGGAATTTGCAGAAAACCATACCGATATTGATGGAATTATTCACTTTGCTGCATCAAAAGCGGTAGGCGAATCAGTAGAACAACCTTTAAAATATTATAAAAACAATTTCTACGGTTTAATTAACCTATTAACCTCATTTAACAGGAAGATTAATTTTGTATTTTCTTCATCTTGCACCGTTTATGGTCAGCCAGAAACTTTGCCGGTAACTGAAGCTGCTCCGGTACAAAAAGCAGAATCGCCATATGGAAATACCAAACAGATTGCTGAGGAAATATTGGCAGAAACTGCTGCGGTAACGCCTGACTTGAATGTTATCGCTTTGCGTTATTTTAATCCGGTTGGGGCCCACGAAACGGCTTTAATTGGCGAATTGCCAAATGGTGTACCTGCAAACCTTGTTCCTTTCATCACCCAATCGGCTATTGGCAAACGCGGTCCGATTACGGTTTATGGAAATGATTACAATACTCCCGATGGTTCTGCTATCCGCGATTATATCCATGTGGTTGATCTGGCAAAAGCACACGTTACCGCCATCAAAAAACTGGAAGAAGGAAATCCTAACGGTAATTATGATGTTTTCAATATCGGTACGGGTAAAGGTTCTTCAGTTTTAGAAATTATTGCAGCTTTCGAAAAAGTTAACGGAGAAAAACTTGATTATAAAATTGGCCCAAGAAGAGCTGGTGATATTGTTCAGATTTATGGCGATGTTACTAAATCCAACCAGGAGTTGGGCTGGAAAGCCAATCTTGATATCAATGAGATGATGCGCTCGGCATGGGAGTGGGAAAAATATATTAAGGCTAACCCTTTTTAA
- a CDS encoding methylmalonyl-CoA mutase: protein MSEKKHTTTSGIEIKALYTKAKPMEELPGEFPFTRGIQKDMYRGRLWTMRQYAGFSTAEESNKRYHYLLAQGTTGLSVAFDLPTQIGYDSDHEMADGEVGKVGVAIDSLKDIEILFDGIELKDITTSMTINATASILLAMYIALAKKQGADLKQISGTIQNDILKEYAARGTYIYPPKQSMRLITDIFEFCSKEVPKWNTISISGYHIREAGSTAVQELAFTLANGKTYLKAALDKGLDINVFAKRLSFFFNCHNNFFEEIAKFRAARRMWAKITKDLGATDEKAQMLRFHTQTGGSTLTAQQPLNNIIRVSNQAMAAVLGGTQSLHTNGYDEALSLPTESAAKIALRTQQIIAFESGVTDTVDPLAGSFFVESLTDEVEVAAWAYIDRIDAMGGSVNAIESEYMQNEIAGASYQYQKEIENGERISVGVNKFTQKEEGLTEVFNIDDSIRKLQSEKLEQLKATRDNDAVEKALRRLHEAAKGENNLMPLIIDAVEKYATLGEIADVFRSTFGIY from the coding sequence ATGAGTGAAAAAAAGCACACTACCACCTCAGGTATTGAAATAAAGGCGCTGTACACCAAAGCGAAGCCAATGGAAGAGTTGCCGGGCGAATTTCCCTTTACCAGGGGAATCCAGAAGGATATGTACCGGGGGCGCCTATGGACGATGCGGCAGTATGCTGGTTTTTCAACCGCTGAAGAATCGAACAAGCGTTATCATTATTTATTGGCGCAAGGAACAACGGGGCTCTCTGTTGCTTTTGATCTTCCAACACAAATTGGTTACGACTCTGATCATGAAATGGCCGATGGAGAGGTGGGTAAGGTGGGCGTGGCTATCGACTCGTTAAAGGATATTGAAATTTTATTTGATGGTATTGAGCTAAAAGACATCACTACCTCGATGACGATCAATGCAACGGCTTCTATTTTATTGGCTATGTATATTGCGCTGGCCAAAAAACAAGGTGCAGATTTAAAGCAAATTTCGGGCACGATACAGAATGATATCTTAAAAGAATATGCTGCAAGAGGAACATATATCTATCCGCCAAAGCAATCAATGCGTTTGATTACCGATATTTTTGAGTTCTGTAGCAAAGAAGTGCCGAAGTGGAATACCATTTCCATATCGGGGTACCACATTCGCGAGGCTGGATCTACCGCGGTGCAAGAACTTGCTTTTACATTGGCTAACGGTAAAACCTATCTGAAAGCTGCTTTAGATAAGGGTTTAGATATTAACGTGTTTGCAAAACGCTTATCGTTCTTCTTTAATTGTCACAATAATTTCTTTGAGGAGATCGCAAAATTTAGAGCAGCGAGGCGCATGTGGGCCAAGATTACCAAAGATTTGGGTGCTACAGACGAAAAAGCGCAGATGTTAAGATTTCATACCCAAACCGGAGGCTCAACCTTAACGGCGCAACAGCCATTAAACAATATAATCAGGGTAAGCAATCAGGCTATGGCTGCTGTTTTAGGCGGAACTCAGTCTTTACATACTAACGGCTATGATGAAGCACTTTCACTTCCAACAGAATCGGCAGCAAAAATTGCTTTACGTACCCAGCAGATTATTGCCTTCGAGAGCGGCGTTACCGATACCGTAGACCCATTGGCGGGATCGTTCTTTGTAGAAAGCTTAACTGATGAAGTAGAGGTTGCTGCCTGGGCTTATATCGATCGGATAGACGCTATGGGTGGCTCGGTTAATGCCATCGAAAGCGAATATATGCAAAATGAGATTGCGGGTGCATCTTATCAGTATCAAAAAGAAATCGAAAATGGCGAAAGGATCTCGGTAGGGGTTAATAAGTTTACCCAGAAGGAAGAAGGCCTGACTGAAGTTTTTAATATTGATGATTCTATCCGTAAACTGCAATCTGAAAAGCTGGAACAGTTAAAAGCAACCCGCGATAACGATGCCGTAGAAAAAGCATTGCGAAGGTTGCATGAAGCTGCTAAGGGCGAAAACAATTTAATGCCATTGATTATAGATGCGGTTGAAAAATATGCTACACTTGGCGAAATTGCAGATGTATTTAGAAGTACTTTTGGTATTTATTAA
- the dnaA gene encoding chromosomal replication initiator protein DnaA, translating into MEKTCTEVWKNCLQIIKDNIPSQSFKTWFEPITALKLEGKVLTIQVPSLFFYEWLEEHYVGLLRKTVKKQLGEDGRLEYNIVVDKSSNSGNPYTTNMPSNGNGAEAKVQSMPIPVSINKDIKNPFIIPGLKKLNVDPQLNSNYTFENYIEGDCNRLARSAGYAVAAKPGGTSFNPLMIYGGVGLGKTHLAQAIGNEIKRSMPDKLVIYVSCEKFCQQFVDSLKNNTINDFVNFYQAMDVIIMDDVHNFAGKEKTQDIFFHIFNHLHQSGKQVILTSDKAPKDLAGLEERLLSRFKWGLSADLQIPDLETRIAILRKKMYADGIELPGEVVEYVAHNIDNNVRELEGAMVSLLAQATLNKKEIDLALAKQMLKNFIKNTSKEISMEYIQKLVCEYFEVPIDMVKSQTRKREIVQARQISMYLSKSHTKSSLKTIGAFFGGRDHSTVIYACQTVEDLIDTDKKFKAYVHDIQKKLKMS; encoded by the coding sequence ATGGAAAAAACTTGTACAGAAGTATGGAAGAACTGTCTTCAAATTATTAAGGATAACATTCCGAGTCAAAGTTTCAAAACTTGGTTCGAGCCAATAACAGCCCTTAAATTGGAAGGTAAGGTTTTAACTATACAGGTGCCAAGTTTGTTCTTTTACGAATGGCTTGAAGAACATTACGTAGGCTTGCTACGCAAGACTGTAAAAAAACAACTTGGAGAGGATGGCAGGTTGGAATATAACATCGTTGTAGATAAATCATCAAACAGCGGTAATCCTTATACTACCAATATGCCCTCAAATGGAAATGGAGCGGAGGCAAAGGTACAATCGATGCCGATTCCGGTTTCCATTAATAAGGATATTAAAAACCCATTTATTATCCCTGGATTAAAAAAATTAAATGTTGATCCACAATTAAACTCTAACTATACTTTCGAAAATTATATTGAGGGAGATTGCAACCGTTTGGCGCGTTCTGCAGGTTACGCTGTAGCTGCTAAACCAGGTGGTACATCTTTTAACCCTTTGATGATTTACGGTGGAGTAGGTTTGGGTAAAACGCATTTGGCACAGGCAATCGGTAACGAGATTAAACGCAGCATGCCAGATAAATTGGTAATCTATGTGAGCTGTGAGAAATTCTGCCAGCAGTTTGTAGATTCACTAAAAAACAATACCATTAACGATTTCGTTAACTTTTATCAGGCAATGGATGTGATCATTATGGATGATGTGCACAACTTTGCAGGTAAAGAAAAAACACAGGATATTTTCTTCCATATCTTTAATCACCTACACCAATCGGGCAAACAGGTAATCTTAACATCTGATAAAGCACCGAAAGATTTAGCTGGTTTGGAAGAGCGTTTGTTAAGCCGTTTTAAATGGGGTTTATCTGCAGATCTGCAGATCCCTGATCTGGAAACACGTATTGCTATTTTAAGAAAGAAAATGTATGCTGATGGTATTGAGTTACCAGGCGAGGTGGTAGAATATGTTGCACACAACATTGATAACAATGTGCGTGAATTAGAGGGTGCTATGGTATCTCTTTTGGCACAGGCTACTTTGAATAAAAAAGAAATCGATTTAGCTCTTGCTAAGCAAATGTTGAAGAACTTCATTAAAAATACTTCTAAAGAAATTTCAATGGAATACATCCAGAAATTGGTTTGCGAATATTTCGAGGTTCCTATTGACATGGTTAAATCGCAAACACGTAAACGCGAAATTGTTCAGGCACGTCAGATATCGATGTACCTTTCTAAAAGTCATACTAAATCATCATTGAAAACCATTGGTGCTTTCTTCGGTGGCCGCGATCACAGTACCGTAATTTATGCCTGCCAAACGGTAGAAGATTTAATCGATACCGATAAAAAGTTTAAAGCTTACGTACACGATATCCAAAAGAAATTAAAAATGAGCTAA
- a CDS encoding iron-sulfur cluster assembly accessory protein, producing MSTTVDTAFAPVTFSEGAAKELYKLKDQQEISEDYGLRVGVEGGGCAGMNYILGFDQRKEGDQEYFIDGIKVFMNKAHQMYLMGMMIDWQDGLNSRGFTFVNPNATSTCGCGTSFSA from the coding sequence ATGAGCACAACAGTTGATACAGCATTTGCACCAGTTACTTTTTCAGAAGGAGCAGCTAAAGAGTTATATAAATTAAAGGATCAGCAGGAGATTAGTGAAGATTACGGATTACGTGTTGGCGTAGAGGGTGGAGGCTGTGCTGGCATGAATTACATTTTAGGTTTTGATCAAAGAAAAGAAGGCGATCAAGAGTATTTTATTGATGGCATTAAGGTTTTCATGAATAAAGCACACCAGATGTATTTAATGGGCATGATGATCGACTGGCAGGATGGATTAAATTCACGTGGCTTTACCTTCGTTAACCCTAATGCAACCAGCACTTGTGGCTGTGGCACGAGTTTCTCGGCATAA
- a CDS encoding NUDIX hydrolase: MIIEKWQKIASKYLVREKWATLRVDEVKLPDGIIKDDYYVLEYPNWVNAIALTEAGKIIMVRQYRHAADIVSLEVPGGVIDGDEAPEFAVKRELLEETGYSFKTCKLIAELYPNPATSNNRTFTYFLTGGIKTHEQHLDEHEILNVEEYTVEEVKQLIKDNKIAQALHVAALLYGLAEVEKL; the protein is encoded by the coding sequence ATGATTATAGAAAAGTGGCAGAAAATTGCCTCTAAATATTTAGTAAGAGAAAAGTGGGCTACCTTGAGGGTAGACGAGGTTAAGCTTCCCGATGGTATTATAAAAGACGATTATTATGTTTTAGAGTATCCGAACTGGGTGAATGCGATTGCGCTTACAGAAGCAGGAAAAATAATTATGGTTCGCCAGTACCGCCATGCAGCTGATATTGTCTCGCTTGAAGTTCCGGGCGGTGTGATTGATGGCGATGAAGCACCGGAGTTCGCTGTTAAACGCGAACTTTTAGAAGAAACCGGTTATAGTTTTAAAACCTGCAAACTTATTGCCGAGCTTTATCCTAATCCTGCAACTTCAAATAACAGAACCTTTACCTATTTCTTAACAGGTGGGATTAAAACGCATGAACAGCATTTAGATGAGCATGAAATATTAAATGTTGAAGAATATACTGTTGAGGAAGTAAAGCAACTGATAAAAGACAATAAAATAGCTCAGGCATTACATGTTGCAGCCTTATTATATGGCTTGGCTGAAGTGGAAAAACTTTAA
- a CDS encoding 3-deoxy-D-manno-octulosonic acid transferase, producing the protein MARRYEITLMLLLYIIGIRLYTLLVRIFSLFNPKAKLFINGRKNVYTQIAQKINPAEKHIWFHFASLGEFEQGRPVLEKIKTLYPAKKIVVTFFSPSGYEIRKNYAMADVFYLPIDTAANAKRFIASINPEMAIFTKYEFWHFYFKELKAQHIPLYVISGIFRESQAFFKWYGGFYRNILKSVTYFFVQNKESENLLKSIGLNHVTISGDTRFDRVYENAQSPKQLSLIESFIGSAPTLVCGSTWPEDEKILSALPQKYPNWKFIIAPHEIHESHIESIEKQFPVGSVRFSVFSSANQTLNAEHKTLIIDNIGMLSSLYQYGNVAYIGGGFGTGIHNTLEAAAFGLPVIFGPKYDKFQEAKDLIAIGAAKSISSVEELIRAFESFAENKKAADQAQRYVADKRGATDQIISMITKSDQP; encoded by the coding sequence TTGGCACGAAGATATGAAATTACACTAATGCTTTTGCTTTACATAATCGGAATTCGGCTTTACACTTTGCTTGTCAGGATATTTTCATTATTTAATCCTAAGGCTAAACTGTTTATAAATGGCCGTAAAAACGTCTATACACAAATTGCTCAAAAAATTAATCCGGCCGAAAAACATATTTGGTTTCATTTTGCCTCTTTAGGCGAATTTGAACAAGGCCGGCCCGTTTTAGAAAAAATAAAAACCCTTTACCCTGCAAAGAAAATCGTAGTTACTTTTTTTTCACCTTCAGGGTATGAAATCAGGAAAAATTATGCCATGGCAGATGTATTTTATCTCCCCATTGATACCGCAGCCAATGCCAAACGTTTTATAGCCAGCATTAATCCTGAAATGGCCATTTTTACCAAATATGAATTTTGGCATTTTTATTTTAAAGAACTGAAAGCTCAGCATATTCCTTTATATGTGATATCCGGAATCTTTAGAGAAAGTCAGGCTTTTTTTAAATGGTATGGCGGCTTTTACCGCAATATTTTAAAATCTGTCACTTACTTTTTCGTACAAAATAAAGAAAGTGAAAACCTTTTAAAATCAATCGGATTAAATCATGTAACCATAAGTGGCGATACCCGTTTCGATCGTGTTTATGAAAATGCACAATCGCCCAAACAGCTTAGCCTTATCGAAAGCTTTATTGGCAGCGCTCCTACTTTAGTTTGCGGGAGTACCTGGCCTGAAGATGAAAAAATATTATCGGCTTTGCCTCAAAAATACCCAAATTGGAAATTTATCATCGCACCACATGAAATCCATGAAAGTCATATCGAAAGTATTGAGAAACAGTTTCCAGTTGGCAGTGTGCGGTTTTCAGTTTTTAGTTCCGCAAATCAAACGCTAAACGCCGAACACAAAACGCTCATCATCGATAATATCGGCATGCTTTCTTCTCTATATCAATATGGAAACGTAGCGTATATTGGTGGTGGTTTTGGAACGGGAATACACAACACTTTAGAAGCTGCAGCGTTTGGATTGCCAGTAATTTTCGGTCCGAAATACGATAAATTTCAGGAAGCAAAAGATTTAATTGCCATAGGGGCAGCCAAAAGTATTTCTTCTGTTGAGGAATTGATTAGGGCTTTTGAAAGCTTTGCAGAAAATAAAAAGGCTGCAGACCAGGCTCAAAGATATGTTGCAGATAAAAGAGGTGCAACCGATCAGATTATTTCGATGATTACGAAATCAGATCAGCCTTAG
- a CDS encoding UDP-glucuronic acid decarboxylase family protein, which produces MNERKEKSPSGDLGGQKRILITGAAGFLGSHLCDRFVKEGYHVIGMDNLITGDIANIEHLFKLENFEFYNHDVSKFVHIPGKLHYILHFASPASPIDYLKIPIQTLKVGSLGTHNLLGLARNKNARMLIASTSEVYGDPSVNPQPEEYWGNVNPVGPRGVYDEAKRFQEAITMAYHTFHGVETRIVRIFNTYGPRMRLNDGRVLPAFIGQALRGEDLTIFGDGSQTRSFCYVDDLIEGIYRLLMSDYAQPVNIGNPDEITIKQFCEEIIKLTGTTQKIVYKELPQDDPKQRRPDITKARAILGWEPKVGRAEGLKITYEYFKSLPAEALEKIDHKDFTTFNR; this is translated from the coding sequence ATGAACGAAAGAAAGGAAAAGTCTCCGTCAGGGGATTTAGGGGGTCAAAAGAGAATATTGATTACAGGTGCAGCCGGGTTTTTAGGCTCACACCTTTGTGATCGTTTTGTGAAAGAGGGCTATCATGTTATCGGAATGGATAACCTGATTACCGGCGACATAGCAAATATCGAACACTTGTTCAAGCTGGAGAATTTTGAGTTTTACAACCATGATGTTTCCAAATTTGTGCATATTCCGGGTAAACTTCATTACATTTTACACTTTGCTTCACCTGCAAGTCCGATCGATTATCTTAAGATTCCGATACAAACACTTAAAGTAGGTTCATTGGGTACGCATAACCTTTTGGGTTTGGCCCGTAATAAAAATGCAAGGATGCTGATTGCATCAACCTCTGAAGTATATGGCGATCCAAGTGTAAACCCTCAACCAGAAGAATATTGGGGTAATGTAAATCCGGTTGGTCCGCGTGGTGTTTACGATGAGGCGAAACGCTTCCAGGAAGCCATTACCATGGCCTATCACACTTTCCATGGTGTAGAAACCAGGATCGTTCGGATTTTTAATACCTACGGACCGAGAATGCGCCTCAATGATGGACGTGTTTTACCTGCTTTTATTGGACAGGCTTTAAGAGGTGAAGATTTAACTATCTTTGGCGACGGAAGTCAGACACGTTCTTTTTGTTATGTTGATGATCTGATAGAAGGGATTTACCGTTTATTGATGAGTGATTATGCTCAACCGGTAAACATTGGTAATCCAGATGAAATCACCATCAAACAGTTCTGTGAAGAAATTATCAAGCTTACAGGTACTACACAGAAAATCGTCTATAAAGAACTTCCTCAGGATGATCCTAAACAGCGCAGACCGGATATAACGAAGGCAAGAGCGATATTGGGATGGGAGCCAAAAGTAGGTCGTGCAGAAGGATTGAAAATTACATACGAATATTTTAAATCATTGCCTGCAGAGGCCTTGGAGAAGATAGATCATAAAGATTTTACCACATTTAACCGTTAA
- a CDS encoding tyrosine-protein phosphatase: MFGIFKKKKIAPEFNFSGIGTDMHSHIIPGIDDGAQTLKDSLLLAKKFKALGYKKLIATPHIMADYFRNTPDTINRGLDTLRKGLQEIELDLEVDAAAEYYLDETLEKKIKQKEVLTFGNNYLLFELSYINAPQNLIDLIKMMQDAGYKPVLAHPERYPYYYNSFESYHQIRATGCLLQMNGIALTGYYGAGAKKVAGEMVENHMVDFVGSDMHHLKHAAALEDSLSTPLMQQLLTQTQLNNALL; this comes from the coding sequence ATGTTCGGAATATTTAAAAAGAAAAAAATAGCACCCGAATTTAATTTCTCTGGTATCGGAACAGATATGCATTCGCACATTATTCCGGGGATTGATGATGGTGCCCAGACCCTGAAAGATTCTTTGCTCCTGGCCAAAAAATTTAAAGCTTTAGGTTATAAGAAGCTTATTGCCACTCCGCATATTATGGCTGATTATTTCCGCAATACGCCAGATACCATTAACCGTGGATTAGATACGTTAAGAAAAGGCTTACAGGAAATAGAACTCGATTTGGAAGTTGATGCTGCTGCCGAATATTACCTGGATGAAACGCTGGAAAAAAAGATCAAACAAAAAGAGGTGTTAACTTTTGGGAATAATTATCTTCTGTTTGAATTATCCTATATAAATGCCCCTCAAAACCTGATCGATTTAATAAAGATGATGCAGGATGCCGGATATAAGCCTGTTTTGGCCCATCCTGAACGGTATCCTTATTACTACAATTCTTTTGAAAGCTATCATCAGATTAGAGCAACCGGCTGCCTGTTGCAAATGAACGGTATTGCTTTAACAGGTTATTATGGTGCTGGTGCAAAGAAAGTAGCAGGAGAAATGGTAGAAAACCATATGGTCGATTTTGTAGGCAGCGATATGCACCATTTAAAACATGCTGCAGCGCTCGAAGACAGCCTGAGTACGCCATTAATGCAACAATTACTTACTCAAACTCAATTGAATAATGCATTGCTTTAG
- a CDS encoding ABC transporter permease, which translates to MNYRENIRLALESIKANRLRTMLTALIIAIGLMALVGILTTLDAVKKSMTDAFSSMGANSFTIRNRGTGIRIGNGKRPKPFKAIRYEDAVKFKDSLNTPATVAVSVFASGGSTIKYGSLKTNPNINVQGIDENGLASQGLNLSQGRNFSVSEIQLGSNVCIVGGEVVEKLFKDSDPLDKLINVGNNRFKIIGILEKKGSSMGFSGDRAVYVPLLKAKQINANANPSYTITVMVPSNEMQENIIGESTALFRNIRKVKVNETNNFEITKSDAIAQTLFENLAFVAIGGVAIGIITLIGASIGLMNIMLVSVTERTREIGIRKAIGANPKVIRRQFLIEAVVICLMGGALGIFLGIVLGNLISLAMGGAFLIPWLFIIGGFILCVLVGILSGYYPAKKASKLDPVEALRYE; encoded by the coding sequence ATGAATTACAGAGAAAACATCAGACTGGCATTAGAATCTATTAAAGCGAACCGCTTGCGTACTATGCTTACTGCCTTAATTATTGCCATTGGTTTAATGGCTTTGGTTGGGATTTTAACCACTCTGGATGCTGTAAAGAAAAGTATGACTGATGCTTTTAGTAGCATGGGGGCCAACTCTTTTACCATCAGAAACCGCGGTACAGGAATTAGAATTGGAAACGGCAAACGGCCAAAACCTTTTAAAGCCATCCGCTATGAAGATGCCGTTAAATTTAAAGATAGCCTGAATACCCCTGCAACTGTTGCCGTAAGTGTGTTTGCCAGCGGTGGTTCTACCATAAAATACGGCAGTTTAAAAACAAATCCGAACATCAACGTTCAAGGTATAGATGAAAATGGTTTAGCCTCTCAAGGTCTAAATTTATCACAGGGAAGAAATTTTAGTGTTTCTGAAATACAACTCGGAAGCAACGTTTGTATTGTTGGTGGCGAAGTGGTTGAAAAATTGTTCAAAGATTCAGATCCATTAGATAAGCTGATCAATGTAGGCAATAACCGTTTTAAAATTATTGGCATATTAGAGAAAAAAGGATCGAGTATGGGCTTTAGTGGCGATAGGGCCGTATATGTGCCTTTACTAAAAGCCAAACAGATTAACGCCAATGCCAACCCTTCTTACACCATAACGGTAATGGTACCCAGCAATGAGATGCAGGAAAACATTATTGGCGAATCTACTGCACTATTCAGAAATATCCGCAAGGTAAAAGTGAATGAAACCAATAATTTTGAGATTACCAAGAGTGATGCCATTGCGCAAACATTATTCGAAAATTTGGCCTTTGTGGCTATTGGTGGTGTTGCCATTGGCATTATTACCCTCATTGGGGCCTCAATCGGCTTAATGAATATTATGCTGGTTTCAGTTACCGAACGTACACGTGAAATTGGTATCCGTAAAGCGATTGGCGCAAACCCGAAGGTAATTCGTCGCCAGTTTTTAATTGAAGCTGTAGTAATCTGTTTAATGGGCGGTGCATTGGGCATTTTTCTGGGAATAGTTTTAGGAAACCTGATCTCTCTCGCAATGGGTGGTGCATTCTTAATCCCCTGGCTATTTATTATTGGCGGCTTTATATTATGTGTATTGGTAGGAATTTTATCGGGATATTATCCTGCTAAAAAAGCATCAAAGCTAGATCCTGTAGAGGCATTGAGATACGAATAG